The following proteins are co-located in the Halarcobacter sp. genome:
- a CDS encoding antibiotic biosynthesis monooxygenase family protein has protein sequence MNEEISLVILIETKEGKRQKQIDAYKELAPIVLQESGCLQYELKEVEGNENQFILIEKWASKKDLDAHDITPHMIEADKLSPTFRNKPATVYILKDV, from the coding sequence ATGAATGAAGAAATATCTTTAGTGATTTTAATAGAAACAAAAGAAGGAAAACGACAAAAACAAATTGATGCCTATAAAGAATTAGCACCAATTGTTTTACAAGAAAGTGGATGTTTGCAATATGAATTAAAAGAAGTTGAAGGTAATGAAAATCAATTTATTCTAATTGAAAAATGGGCATCAAAAAAAGATTTAGATGCTCATGATATTACACCTCATATGATTGAAGCAGATAAACTAAGTCCTACATTTAGAAATAAACCTGCAACAGTATATATACTAAAAGATGTATAA